Proteins from one Enterobacter bugandensis genomic window:
- the puuR gene encoding HTH-type transcriptional regulator PuuR, whose amino-acid sequence MSDDGLAPGKRLSEIRQQLGLSQRRAAELSGLTHSAISTIEQDKVSPAISTLQKLLKVYGLSLSEFFSEPEKPDEPQVVINQEDLIEIGSQGVSMKLVHNGNPNRTLAMIFETYQPGTTTGERIKHQGEEIGTILEGEIVLTINGQPYHLVAGQSYAINTGIPHSFSNTSAGICRIISAHTPTTF is encoded by the coding sequence ATGAGCGATGACGGACTGGCGCCAGGGAAACGTCTGTCTGAGATCCGCCAGCAATTGGGTCTCTCGCAGCGGCGTGCCGCCGAACTGTCTGGGTTAACACACAGTGCCATCAGCACCATTGAGCAGGACAAAGTGAGTCCTGCCATCAGTACGCTGCAAAAGCTGCTGAAAGTCTATGGGCTGTCGCTCTCGGAATTCTTTTCGGAACCGGAAAAACCTGATGAACCGCAGGTGGTTATTAATCAGGAAGACCTTATCGAAATAGGCAGTCAGGGGGTTTCGATGAAGCTGGTTCATAACGGAAATCCGAACCGTACGCTGGCGATGATTTTTGAAACTTACCAGCCTGGAACCACGACCGGAGAGAGGATCAAACATCAGGGTGAGGAGATCGGTACGATACTGGAAGGTGAAATAGTGCTGACCATTAATGGCCAGCCTTATCACCTGGTTGCAGGGCAGAGCTATGCCATCAATACCGGCATACCGCACAGCTTCAGCAATACCTCGGCAGGCATCTGCCGCATTATCAGTGCCCACACCCCCACCACGTTCTAA
- a CDS encoding APC family permease, translated as MATNTSLDSPRMAGRTRLRSSLKLWQVVMMGLAYLTPMTVFDTFGIVSGISNGHVPASYLLALAGVMFTAISYGKLVRQFPEAGSAYTYTQKSIGPHLGFMVGWSSLLDYLFLPMINVLLAKIYLSALFPEVPPWVWVVGFVTILTLANLKSVNLVANFNTLFVLVQVAIMVVFVILVVHGLHKGEGVGTVWSLQPFISENAHLLPIITGATIVCFSFLGFDAVTTLSEETPNAARVIPKAIFLTALYGGLIFIVASFFMQLFFPTIARFKNPDAALPEIALYVGGKLFQSVFLCTTFVNTLASGLASHASVSRLLYVMGRDNVFPERVFGYVHPKWRTPALNVIMVGIVALSALYFDLVTATALINFGALVAFTFVNLSVYNHFWRRKGLNKTWKDRLHYFLLPLIGAATVGVLWINLEATSLTLGLIWAALGVLYLTWLTRRFRKPPPQFEAGKIEQAWDS; from the coding sequence ATGGCGACTAATACCTCTCTTGACTCGCCGCGCATGGCCGGAAGAACCCGGCTGCGCAGTTCCCTCAAGCTCTGGCAGGTTGTCATGATGGGGCTGGCTTACCTCACTCCCATGACCGTGTTTGATACCTTCGGCATTGTGTCCGGAATCAGCAACGGCCACGTGCCCGCCTCGTATCTGCTGGCGCTGGCGGGCGTCATGTTTACCGCCATCAGCTACGGCAAACTGGTGCGGCAGTTCCCGGAAGCGGGCTCCGCGTATACCTACACGCAGAAATCGATCGGCCCCCACTTAGGCTTTATGGTCGGCTGGTCATCGCTGCTGGACTATCTCTTCCTGCCGATGATCAACGTGCTGCTGGCGAAGATCTACCTTTCCGCGTTGTTCCCTGAAGTCCCGCCCTGGGTCTGGGTGGTGGGGTTTGTGACGATCCTGACGCTGGCGAACCTGAAAAGCGTTAACCTGGTCGCCAACTTTAACACCCTGTTTGTGCTGGTGCAGGTCGCCATCATGGTGGTGTTTGTCATACTCGTAGTGCATGGCCTGCACAAGGGTGAGGGGGTCGGCACCGTCTGGTCGCTCCAGCCGTTTATCAGCGAGAACGCGCACCTGCTTCCTATCATTACCGGCGCGACTATCGTCTGCTTCTCTTTCCTCGGCTTTGACGCGGTCACCACGCTGTCGGAAGAGACGCCAAACGCGGCGCGGGTGATCCCCAAAGCCATTTTCCTGACCGCACTGTATGGCGGGCTGATATTTATTGTTGCCTCGTTTTTCATGCAGCTCTTTTTCCCGACGATCGCGCGCTTCAAGAACCCGGACGCCGCGCTGCCGGAAATTGCGCTGTACGTGGGCGGCAAGCTCTTCCAGTCGGTGTTTCTGTGCACCACGTTTGTGAATACGCTCGCTTCAGGCCTGGCCTCGCACGCCAGCGTCTCACGCTTATTGTACGTGATGGGGCGTGACAACGTCTTTCCTGAGCGGGTGTTTGGCTACGTGCATCCGAAGTGGCGCACTCCGGCCCTGAACGTGATTATGGTAGGGATAGTGGCGCTGTCGGCCCTGTACTTTGATCTGGTGACCGCGACGGCGCTGATCAACTTTGGCGCGCTGGTGGCGTTTACGTTTGTTAATCTCTCGGTGTACAACCATTTCTGGCGGCGTAAGGGGCTGAACAAAACGTGGAAAGATCGGCTCCACTATTTCCTGCTGCCACTCATTGGTGCCGCAACGGTCGGCGTGCTCTGGATCAACCTCGAAGCGACGTCCCTGACGCTTGGCCTCATCTGGGCGGCACTGGGTGTCCTTTACCTGACCTGGCTCACGCGCCGCTTCCGAAAACCGCCTCCACAGTTTGAAGCCGGTAAGATAGAGCAGGCCTGGGATTCCTGA
- a CDS encoding NAD(P)/FAD-dependent oxidoreductase has translation MTEHTTSYYAASANAYEPFPTLNESISCDVCVVGGGYTGLSSALHLAEMGYDVVLLEGARIGFGASGRNGGQLVNSYSRDIDVIEKNYGPDAAKVLGSMMFEGGEIIRERIQRYQIQCDYRPGGLFVALNHKQLETLEEQKANWERYGNTQLELLDASAIRREVDSDRYTGALLDRSGGHIHPLNLAIGEADAIRLNGGRVYEQSPVTAIQHTSPAVVSTQHGQVTARYVIVAGNAYLGDKIEPELAKRSMPCGTQVVTTAPLPEEVARTLIPNNYCVEDCNYLLDYYRLTADNRLLYGGGVVYGARDPDDVERLVMPKLLKTFPQLAGVKIDYRWTGNFLLTLSRMPQFGRLDKNIYYMQGYSGHGVTCTHLAGRLISELLRGDAERFDAFANLPHYPFPGGRSLRIPFTAMGAAYYSLRDRLGV, from the coding sequence ATGACCGAACATACCACCAGCTACTACGCGGCCAGCGCGAATGCTTATGAACCTTTCCCGACGCTTAACGAGTCGATCAGCTGTGACGTGTGCGTGGTGGGCGGCGGCTATACCGGCCTCTCCTCCGCGCTGCATCTCGCCGAAATGGGCTACGACGTGGTGCTCCTTGAAGGTGCGCGCATCGGCTTCGGCGCCAGCGGACGCAACGGCGGCCAACTGGTTAACTCCTACAGCCGCGATATCGACGTGATCGAGAAAAACTACGGGCCCGATGCCGCCAAAGTGCTCGGGAGCATGATGTTTGAAGGCGGGGAAATTATTCGGGAGCGTATCCAGCGCTATCAGATCCAGTGCGACTATCGTCCCGGCGGGCTGTTTGTGGCGCTAAACCATAAGCAGCTGGAGACGCTGGAGGAGCAAAAAGCCAACTGGGAACGCTACGGCAACACGCAGCTGGAGTTGCTGGACGCCAGCGCCATCCGCCGGGAAGTCGACAGCGACCGCTATACCGGCGCGCTGCTGGACCGCAGCGGGGGGCACATTCATCCGCTGAACCTGGCGATCGGCGAAGCGGACGCCATTCGCCTGAACGGTGGGCGTGTATATGAACAGTCTCCGGTGACCGCCATTCAGCACACCAGCCCAGCAGTAGTAAGCACGCAGCATGGCCAGGTCACGGCCCGCTACGTGATCGTCGCCGGGAATGCCTATCTGGGCGATAAGATAGAACCGGAGCTGGCAAAACGCAGCATGCCCTGCGGCACCCAGGTGGTGACCACCGCTCCGCTGCCGGAAGAGGTCGCCCGCACGCTGATCCCCAATAACTACTGCGTGGAAGATTGCAATTATCTGCTGGATTACTACCGCCTCACCGCCGACAACCGCCTGCTGTACGGCGGTGGCGTCGTCTATGGCGCGCGCGATCCGGACGATGTCGAGCGCCTGGTGATGCCAAAGCTGCTGAAAACCTTCCCTCAACTGGCAGGCGTCAAAATCGACTACCGCTGGACGGGCAACTTCCTGCTGACCCTGTCCCGTATGCCGCAGTTTGGTCGTCTGGATAAAAACATCTATTACATGCAGGGCTACAGCGGCCACGGCGTGACCTGCACCCATCTGGCCGGGCGGCTGATCTCGGAACTGTTGCGCGGTGACGCTGAGCGCTTTGATGCGTTTGCCAACCTCCCGCACTACCCCTTCCCGGGCGGCCGCAGCCTGCGGATTCCATTCACGGCGATGGGCGCGGCGTACTACAGCCTGCGCGATCGTCTTGGCGTATGA
- a CDS encoding carboxypeptidase M32 — protein sequence MQKTSAYQSLVKTFQRLSRFSHLSSIASWDMFTMMPPGGSAARGEALAEMSVLQHQILTDKKVGDLLAAAAGEDLNDVEQANLREMTRQYQQATLLPESLVEAKSLAGSRCEHAWRTQRPANDWQGFSANLKEVVKLSREEARLRAEAKGCTPYDALLDIFEPDMTSARLDVLFGDMKTWLPDLLASAVEKQAQRSFVPPQGPFPTATQRELGLEAMKMLGFDFNGGRLDVSAHPFCGGVPEDVRITTRYDEDELLSALFGVIHETGHARYEQNLPRAWAGQPIALARSTAIHESQSLFFEMQLGRSEAFLKHLLPAVHARFGSQAAFSEENFIAWNQRVKPGYIRVDADEVSYPAHVVLRYEIERALINGEIEVDDIPALWDEKMQAWLGLSTKDNYRNGCMQDIHWTDGGFGYFPSYTLGAMYAAQLFHAAKTALPGLAPSIAEGDFSALFEWLRQNIWQHGSRFSTSQLITQATGEDLNIRYFREHLTSRYL from the coding sequence TTGCAAAAAACATCAGCCTATCAGTCACTTGTGAAAACCTTCCAGCGCCTCTCACGCTTCTCGCACCTCTCCTCCATCGCCAGCTGGGACATGTTCACCATGATGCCGCCCGGCGGCAGCGCCGCGCGCGGTGAAGCGCTGGCAGAGATGAGCGTCCTGCAACATCAGATCCTGACCGATAAAAAAGTCGGCGACCTGTTAGCGGCCGCAGCAGGGGAAGATCTGAATGACGTCGAACAGGCCAACCTGCGGGAAATGACGCGACAGTATCAGCAGGCTACCCTGCTGCCGGAATCGCTGGTGGAAGCCAAATCCCTGGCGGGCAGCAGGTGCGAGCACGCCTGGCGTACGCAGCGTCCCGCCAACGACTGGCAGGGCTTTTCCGCCAACCTGAAAGAAGTGGTGAAACTCAGCCGTGAAGAAGCCCGCCTGCGCGCAGAAGCCAAAGGCTGTACGCCGTACGACGCGCTGCTGGATATTTTTGAACCGGACATGACCAGCGCGCGCCTGGACGTGCTGTTTGGTGATATGAAAACCTGGCTGCCGGACCTGCTGGCAAGCGCGGTGGAGAAACAGGCTCAGCGGTCGTTCGTTCCGCCGCAGGGCCCCTTCCCGACGGCAACCCAGCGCGAACTGGGTCTGGAAGCCATGAAGATGCTCGGCTTCGATTTTAACGGCGGTCGCCTCGACGTAAGTGCGCACCCGTTCTGCGGCGGCGTACCGGAAGATGTGCGCATCACCACGCGCTATGATGAGGACGAGCTGCTCAGCGCGCTGTTTGGCGTGATCCACGAAACCGGACACGCGCGCTACGAACAAAACCTGCCGCGCGCGTGGGCAGGACAGCCTATTGCCCTGGCCCGCTCAACCGCGATCCACGAATCCCAGAGTCTGTTCTTTGAGATGCAGCTGGGACGCAGTGAAGCCTTCCTCAAGCATCTTCTCCCTGCGGTGCACGCCCGCTTTGGCAGCCAGGCGGCGTTCAGCGAAGAGAACTTTATCGCCTGGAACCAGCGCGTGAAGCCGGGCTATATCCGCGTCGATGCGGACGAAGTGAGCTACCCGGCACACGTGGTGCTGCGCTATGAGATTGAGCGGGCGCTGATCAACGGCGAGATTGAGGTGGACGATATCCCCGCCCTGTGGGACGAGAAAATGCAGGCCTGGCTCGGATTATCCACCAAAGATAACTACCGCAACGGCTGCATGCAGGATATCCACTGGACCGACGGCGGGTTTGGTTACTTCCCGTCGTACACGCTGGGCGCGATGTATGCCGCGCAGCTGTTCCATGCTGCAAAGACCGCGCTTCCGGGACTGGCGCCCTCCATCGCTGAAGGGGATTTTTCCGCCCTCTTTGAGTGGCTGCGTCAGAACATCTGGCAGCACGGTAGCCGCTTTAGCACATCGCAGTTAATCACCCAGGCGACGGGGGAAGATCTGAATATCCGCTACTTCCGCGAACACCTGACCTCACGCTACCTGTAA
- the puuE gene encoding 4-aminobutyrate transaminase, translated as MSNQEFHQRRLSATPRGVGVMCNFFARTAENATLTDVEGNDYIDFAAGIAVLNTGHRHPELVAAVEKQLHQFTHTAYQIVPYESYVSLAEKLNELAPVQGPAKTAFFTTGAEAVENAIKIARAHTGRPGVIAFGGGFHGRTYMTMALTGKVAPYKLGFGPFPGSVYHVPYPSELHGITTQDAITAIERLFKADIEAKQVAAIIFEPIQGEGGFNVAPPELVAAIRRICDEHGIVMIADEVQSGFARTGKLFAMEHYVDKPDLMTMAKSLAGGMPLSGVVGRAEIMDAPAPGGLGGTYAGNPLAVAAAHAVLKIIDNESLCARACHLGDRLKATLEEIQGTFPALVAIRGRGSMIAAEFFDPESREPSAAIAQAIQQKALAQGLLLLICGQYGNVIRFLYPLTIPDAQFNQALAILQQVMRDKS; from the coding sequence ATGAGTAACCAGGAATTTCATCAGCGCAGACTTTCTGCCACCCCGCGCGGCGTAGGCGTAATGTGTAATTTCTTTGCCCGCACGGCGGAGAATGCCACCCTCACCGACGTGGAAGGCAACGACTATATTGATTTCGCCGCCGGGATCGCGGTGCTGAATACAGGCCATCGTCATCCTGAACTGGTGGCCGCAGTGGAAAAACAGCTTCACCAGTTCACCCACACGGCCTACCAGATTGTGCCGTATGAAAGCTATGTTTCATTAGCCGAGAAACTTAACGAGCTGGCCCCGGTGCAGGGCCCGGCCAAAACGGCGTTCTTCACCACGGGCGCGGAAGCGGTGGAAAACGCCATTAAAATCGCCCGGGCTCACACCGGCAGACCGGGCGTGATTGCCTTCGGCGGAGGCTTCCACGGCCGAACCTATATGACCATGGCCTTAACCGGCAAGGTCGCGCCTTATAAGCTGGGATTTGGCCCCTTCCCGGGGTCGGTTTATCACGTGCCGTATCCCTCAGAGCTGCACGGCATCACGACGCAGGATGCCATCACGGCGATAGAACGCCTGTTCAAAGCGGATATTGAGGCGAAACAGGTGGCGGCGATTATTTTTGAACCCATTCAGGGTGAAGGCGGATTCAACGTCGCCCCGCCAGAGCTGGTGGCCGCCATCCGCCGAATCTGTGATGAGCACGGGATCGTGATGATTGCCGACGAAGTGCAGAGCGGCTTCGCCCGTACGGGTAAACTGTTTGCCATGGAACACTACGTGGACAAGCCCGACCTGATGACGATGGCGAAAAGCCTGGCAGGCGGAATGCCGCTGTCTGGCGTGGTGGGTCGCGCCGAAATCATGGACGCGCCGGCGCCCGGCGGTCTGGGGGGGACCTATGCAGGCAACCCGCTTGCGGTGGCCGCCGCGCACGCGGTGCTGAAGATTATCGACAACGAGTCACTGTGCGCCCGCGCCTGCCATCTGGGGGATCGACTGAAAGCCACACTGGAGGAGATTCAGGGCACCTTCCCTGCGCTCGTGGCGATAAGGGGAAGAGGATCGATGATTGCGGCGGAGTTTTTTGATCCCGAGAGCCGTGAGCCTTCGGCCGCCATCGCGCAGGCGATACAGCAAAAGGCGCTCGCCCAGGGCCTGCTGTTATTGATCTGCGGCCAGTACGGCAACGTGATCCGCTTCCTTTATCCGCTGACCATTCCGGATGCCCAGTTCAACCAGGCACTGGCGATCCTGCAACAGGTTATGCGTGATAAGTCCTGA
- the puuC gene encoding aldehyde dehydrogenase PuuC, translated as MHFQHLTYWQDKAKNSAIETRLFINGAYCDAADNATFETVNPATQQTLANVARGKQADVDRAVQTAREVFERGDWSQASPAQRKAVLNKLADLMERHGEELALLETLDTGKPIRHSLRDDIPGAARAIRWYAEAADKVYGEVAPTGPGELAMIVREPIGVVAAIVPWNFPLLLACWKLGPALIAGNSVVLKPSEKSPLTALRLAGLAKEAGLPDGVLNVISGYGHEAGQALALHPEVEVLTFTGSTRTGKQLLKDAGESNMKRVWLEAGGKSANIIFADCPDMDKAVSATAAGIFYNQGQVCIAGTRLLLEDSIADDFLARLKAQARHWQPGDPLDPDSTMGMLIDAAHADTVHTFIREGTRKGTLLLDGREQSWPSAVGPTIFVDIDPASPLCREEIFGPVLVVTRFKTEEEALTLANDSEYGLGAAVWTRDLSRAHRMSRRLKAGSVFVNNYNDGDMTVPFGGYKQSGNGRDKSLHALEKFTELKTIWIALEPQS; from the coding sequence ATGCATTTTCAGCACCTGACTTACTGGCAGGATAAAGCAAAAAACAGCGCCATTGAGACCCGGTTATTTATTAACGGTGCCTATTGTGACGCCGCCGATAATGCCACGTTTGAAACCGTCAATCCCGCTACCCAACAGACGCTGGCGAACGTGGCCCGTGGCAAGCAGGCGGACGTGGACCGCGCGGTTCAGACCGCGCGTGAGGTATTTGAGCGCGGCGACTGGTCACAGGCGTCTCCGGCGCAGCGCAAGGCCGTGCTGAATAAGCTCGCCGATTTGATGGAGCGCCACGGCGAAGAGCTGGCCTTACTGGAAACGCTGGACACCGGTAAACCCATCCGCCACAGCCTGCGCGACGATATTCCCGGCGCGGCTCGCGCCATTCGCTGGTACGCCGAAGCGGCGGATAAAGTCTACGGCGAAGTGGCGCCTACGGGTCCGGGCGAGCTGGCGATGATCGTGCGCGAGCCGATCGGGGTTGTCGCGGCCATCGTCCCCTGGAACTTCCCGCTGCTGCTGGCCTGCTGGAAGCTGGGCCCGGCGCTGATCGCGGGCAATAGCGTGGTATTAAAACCGTCGGAGAAATCACCGCTCACCGCCCTGCGCCTGGCCGGGCTGGCGAAAGAGGCGGGCCTGCCGGACGGCGTGCTGAATGTGATAAGCGGTTACGGCCATGAAGCGGGCCAGGCGCTGGCACTGCATCCGGAGGTCGAAGTGCTGACGTTTACCGGCTCTACCCGTACCGGCAAGCAGCTGTTGAAGGACGCGGGAGAAAGCAACATGAAGCGCGTCTGGCTGGAGGCCGGCGGCAAGAGCGCCAACATTATCTTTGCCGACTGTCCGGACATGGACAAGGCCGTGAGCGCGACCGCCGCCGGGATTTTTTACAACCAGGGGCAAGTCTGTATCGCCGGTACCCGCCTGCTGCTCGAAGACAGCATCGCCGATGATTTTCTGGCAAGGCTGAAAGCGCAGGCCCGCCACTGGCAGCCGGGCGATCCGCTCGACCCCGACAGCACGATGGGCATGCTCATCGACGCTGCGCACGCCGATACCGTCCACACGTTTATTCGCGAGGGAACCCGGAAAGGTACGCTGCTGCTGGACGGGCGGGAACAATCATGGCCTTCCGCAGTCGGTCCCACCATTTTTGTCGACATCGACCCTGCCTCCCCGCTGTGCCGGGAAGAGATTTTCGGGCCGGTGCTGGTCGTCACCCGTTTTAAAACCGAAGAGGAAGCCTTAACGCTGGCCAACGACAGTGAATACGGGCTTGGCGCGGCGGTATGGACCCGCGATCTCTCCCGGGCGCACCGCATGAGCCGCCGCCTGAAAGCCGGCTCGGTCTTCGTCAATAACTACAACGACGGTGATATGACCGTCCCCTTTGGCGGCTATAAGCAGAGCGGCAACGGTCGCGATAAGTCCCTGCACGCGCTGGAAAAATTTACCGAACTGAAAACCATCTGGATTGCCCTGGAGCCTCAATCATGA
- a CDS encoding MFS transporter, with product MSRTSTIDIEPARDINDLPVASQPVQFIKRGTPQFMRVTLALFSAGLATFALLYCVQPILPVLSHEFGVSPASSSVSLSISTGMLAIGLLFTGPLSDAVGRKQVMVTALMLASVCTLLSTMMTSWHGILMMRALIGLSLSGVAAVGMTYLSEEIHPSFVAFSMGLYISGNSIGGMSGRLLSGVFTDFFSWRIALAVIGCFALASALMFWKILPESRHFRPTSLRPKTLFINFRLHWRDKGLPRLFLMGFLLMGSFVTLFNYIGYRLMLSPWHLNQAVVGLLSVAYLTGTWSSPKAGAMTARFGRGPVMLVFTAVMLLGLLLTLFSSLWLIFAGMLLFSAGFFAAHSVASSWIGPRARRAKGQASSLYLFSYYLGSSIAGTLGGVFWHHYGWNGVGGFIALMLCAALLVGASLHKRLR from the coding sequence GTGAGTCGTACATCTACCATTGATATCGAGCCGGCCAGAGATATTAATGATTTGCCTGTAGCATCGCAGCCGGTTCAGTTCATCAAACGTGGTACCCCCCAGTTTATGCGCGTCACGCTGGCGCTCTTTTCCGCCGGTCTGGCAACGTTTGCCCTGCTCTACTGCGTTCAGCCGATTCTGCCCGTTCTCTCCCATGAGTTTGGCGTATCGCCCGCCAGCAGCAGCGTTTCGCTTTCCATTTCAACCGGGATGCTGGCAATTGGCCTGCTTTTTACCGGCCCGCTCTCCGACGCCGTTGGCCGTAAACAGGTGATGGTAACCGCCCTGATGCTGGCCTCGGTCTGTACGTTACTCTCGACCATGATGACCAGCTGGCACGGCATTTTGATGATGCGCGCGCTGATCGGGCTATCGCTCAGCGGCGTGGCGGCAGTCGGGATGACCTATCTCAGCGAGGAGATCCACCCGAGCTTTGTTGCCTTTTCGATGGGGCTGTACATCAGCGGGAACTCGATTGGCGGCATGAGCGGGCGTCTGCTGAGCGGGGTATTCACGGACTTCTTTAGCTGGCGCATTGCGCTGGCGGTGATCGGGTGTTTTGCGCTGGCATCGGCCCTGATGTTCTGGAAAATCCTGCCGGAATCGCGCCATTTTCGCCCGACGTCTCTGCGCCCGAAAACGCTGTTTATCAACTTCCGCCTGCACTGGCGTGACAAAGGTTTACCGCGACTGTTTCTGATGGGATTCCTGCTGATGGGTTCCTTCGTGACGCTGTTTAACTATATTGGCTACCGCCTGATGCTCTCGCCGTGGCATCTGAATCAGGCCGTTGTGGGTTTGCTTTCCGTGGCCTATCTCACCGGTACGTGGAGTTCGCCGAAAGCCGGGGCGATGACGGCACGCTTTGGCCGCGGGCCGGTGATGCTGGTGTTTACCGCAGTGATGCTGCTCGGCCTGCTGCTGACGCTCTTCTCTTCCCTGTGGCTTATCTTTGCCGGGATGCTGCTCTTCTCCGCAGGGTTCTTCGCCGCTCACTCCGTCGCCAGCAGCTGGATTGGCCCGCGCGCGCGTCGCGCCAAAGGCCAGGCATCGTCGCTGTATCTGTTTAGCTATTATCTGGGCTCAAGCATCGCCGGGACGCTGGGCGGCGTGTTCTGGCATCACTACGGCTGGAACGGCGTGGGCGGGTTTATCGCGCTGATGCTCTGTGCCGCACTGCTGGTGGGCGCAAGCCTTCATAAACGCCTGAGATAA
- a CDS encoding glutamine synthetase family protein, with translation METNIVEVENFVQHTDERRGSAFTQEVKRYLEKYPDTQFIDVLLTDLNGCFRGKRIPVAGLSKLEKGCYFPASVFAMDILGNVVEEAGLGQELGEPDCICVPVPGTLTPSAADPEYIGQVQLTMVDEDGAPFDVEPRNVLNRLWQQLRQRGLFPVVAVELEFYLLDRKRDADGYLQPPCAPGTDVRNTQSQVYSVDNLNHFADVLNDIDELAQLQLIPADGAVAEASPGQFEINLHHTENVLDACDDALALKRLVRQMAEKHKMHATFMAKPYEEHAGSGMHIHISMQNNRGENVLADASGEDSALLKRALAGMIDLMPASMALLAPNVNSYRRFQPGMYVPTQASWGHNNRTVALRIPCGDRHNHRVEYRVAGADANPYLVMAAIFAGILHGLDNDLPLQEEVEGNGLEQDGLPFPIRQSDALWEFMQNDHLRERLGERFCHVYHACKNDELLQFERLITETEIEWMLKNA, from the coding sequence ATGGAAACCAATATCGTAGAAGTTGAGAACTTTGTGCAGCACACGGATGAGAGGCGGGGCAGCGCCTTTACGCAGGAAGTGAAGCGCTATTTAGAAAAGTATCCTGACACCCAATTTATTGATGTCCTTCTGACCGACCTGAACGGCTGTTTTCGCGGCAAGCGCATCCCGGTTGCCGGACTGAGCAAGCTTGAAAAAGGCTGCTATTTCCCGGCATCGGTTTTCGCCATGGACATTTTGGGTAACGTCGTGGAAGAGGCGGGCCTGGGGCAGGAGCTCGGCGAGCCGGACTGTATCTGCGTGCCGGTGCCGGGTACCCTGACGCCGTCCGCCGCCGACCCGGAATACATTGGTCAGGTGCAGCTCACCATGGTTGATGAAGATGGCGCTCCCTTTGACGTTGAGCCGCGGAACGTACTCAACCGACTCTGGCAGCAGCTGCGCCAGCGCGGTCTGTTCCCCGTGGTAGCGGTAGAGCTGGAGTTCTATTTACTTGACCGTAAACGCGATGCCGACGGCTATCTGCAGCCCCCCTGCGCGCCGGGCACCGACGTGCGCAACACGCAGAGCCAGGTCTACTCGGTTGATAATCTGAACCACTTTGCTGACGTGCTGAACGACATTGACGAACTGGCGCAGCTGCAGCTGATCCCCGCCGACGGGGCCGTGGCTGAGGCCTCCCCGGGCCAGTTTGAAATTAACCTGCATCATACGGAAAACGTGCTCGACGCCTGCGATGATGCGCTGGCGCTAAAACGTCTCGTCAGGCAGATGGCGGAAAAACATAAGATGCACGCCACGTTTATGGCAAAGCCGTATGAAGAGCATGCAGGCAGCGGGATGCATATTCACATCAGCATGCAAAACAACCGAGGCGAAAACGTGCTCGCAGACGCCAGCGGCGAGGATTCCGCGCTGCTGAAACGCGCGCTGGCCGGAATGATCGATCTGATGCCCGCGTCCATGGCGCTGCTGGCGCCGAACGTCAACTCCTACCGCCGCTTCCAGCCGGGAATGTACGTACCGACGCAGGCGTCATGGGGACACAATAATCGCACCGTTGCCCTGCGTATCCCCTGCGGCGATCGCCATAACCATCGGGTCGAGTACCGCGTGGCGGGAGCAGACGCGAACCCGTATCTGGTGATGGCGGCGATTTTTGCCGGCATTCTGCACGGGCTGGATAACGATTTACCCCTGCAGGAAGAAGTGGAAGGCAATGGTCTGGAGCAGGACGGACTGCCGTTCCCGATTCGTCAGAGCGATGCGCTGTGGGAATTTATGCAAAACGATCATCTTCGCGAGCGGCTGGGCGAACGTTTCTGCCACGTCTATCACGCCTGCAAAAATGATGAATTGCTGCAGTTTGAACGCCTGATTACCGAAACAGAAATTGAGTGGATGCTGAAAAACGCCTGA